In Paramormyrops kingsleyae isolate MSU_618 chromosome 11, PKINGS_0.4, whole genome shotgun sequence, the genomic window TCCATCTCACTGTCTATGGTGGGACATATCATGTAGTTGTTCAGTTCAACTTCCACAGTGTGCGATGGTTCCATAGATGATGGAGCTGGGGATGTCTTGAAGAAACTGCCCAGGGACTTTTCGGCCTTCTTTAAGGTGACATCTGTTGGACCCATGCCCTGGTGATCTTGATTACTTAGGTCTTGCTCCTAAAATAGAGAAATAAAGTAAATACTGTAATCAAATTTAGTTATAGTGCATTATTTTGTCACTTACTATTGTCATATTAACATTTACCTTTGGCACAATTGCTTCAATTTCAGACATCACCCTGGCTCTGATGTCTGACACCTTGTCAGAGCTGATGTAGTTGGCTTTGAATCTGGGGTCCATAAAGGAGGTCATGTCCAGCAGTTCTTGAGTTGCTGGGTTGTCATACTTGGTGTTCATGTACTCTAGAATCTTCATCTTTATGAACTTTGTTAGATCACTGTCTTCTTCCTTTGCAGCAAGAATTGAGGTGTTCATCAAGTGAAGTACAGGTTTCACATATGAAACTTACGTAACTTTCACCTAATAGAGCATCTGTAAATTCTTGCAGAGGCTGCAATGCCTGGTTTACAGACTCCAGTACATCTAGGTCCTGCCAAGAAGGAACTAAATGTCTTGACTTTCTGTCTGCTGACAGGACGACGCTTATGGCCCGCTGCTGCTCTAGAACCCTCTGAATCATTCTCTGCCTCGAACCCCACCTTGTAGGGCATTCTGTGATgagggagtgctccgggaggtTGTGCTCTTTCTGTGCTTTTTTCAGTTCCATTTTCCCCTTCCAGGTGTGGGAGAAATGTCCCACTAACTTTTTGCAGAGACCAACAGCTCGAGTAATGCGCTCATCACCTTTAACAACATTTTCTGaagagtaaagaaaaaaacaaaacaaggacATACAGGGTGAAAAAACATTGCAATATtataattacaattttatatactcagcaaaaaaagaaacgtccctttttcaggactgtatttcaacaataatgttgtaaaaatccaaataactttacagatcttcattgtaaagggtttaaacaatgttttccatgcatgttcaattaaccataatcaattaattaacatgcacctgtggaatggtcgttaagaccttaacagcttacaactgcccgagtcacaccaggaacacacaatccctccatcagtgctcagactgtccgcaataggctgagagaggctggactgagggcttgcgtgttcctggtgtgactcgggcagttgttgtggccatcctgtacctgtcacgcaggtgtgatattcggatgtaccgatcctgtgcaggtgttgttacacgtggtcttccactgcgaggatgatcagctgtccttcctgtctccctgtagcgctgtcttaggcgtctcacagtgcAGACgtggcaatttattgccctagccacatcagcagtcctcatgcctccctgcagcatgcctaatgcacattcacgcagatgagcagggaccctgggcatctttctttgggtgttttttaCAGTCGGTAGACAAatctctttagtgtcctgcgtttttagaactgtgaccttaaatgcctactttctgtaagctgttaaggtcttaacgaccattccacaggcgcatgttaattaattgattatggttaattgaacatgcatggaaaacattgtttaaaccctttacaatgaagatctgtaaagttatttggattttcacattattgttgaaatacacagtcctgaaaaagggacgtttctttttttgctgagtttATAACAGCATTTGAGATGTGAGCTATTTCAAACAGCCTTTGAAACTGTCAGCTACAATTTGCTAACCTCTGTGAAATATTTTTCCCCAAATAAACACATTCTTAAATATTACAATATGTGACCCTGCCTATGATAACCCAGCTAAAGTCATTTTTTGGCAACTCTGTTTTATACATAAAATAATTCTACATAATTTAAAGAACATTTTCTGAAAATTTTACCTTATCTTTAATACTGACCAAGTAAGGCCATGTCAAAGATTTGGCAAATTACAGGCTCAGAAAAACAGGTTTTTGAGAAATTTCAATgtataaacaaacattttcaaCACTGATGCATCTTTGAACCATAATTATCCTGACTGTGTCATATACCAAATTAAAGCTTACATTCTCCCATTTCAAGTGATATATGACACATTTATGGAAAAATTCCGCCATgggggatggaaaaaaattacctcaGAGTTAGCGTCTGTCACGATCCACGGGTGAGCGAGCGGGTAAACAGGCGCACGCAGCCGGAGGTTCGGGGAAACAGGACTTTTAATAAGGCCGAGGGCGAACAGGAAGCAACGACACGTACTGTAACataacaatgactgatctggggatgactgactctgacaaggactaaatacactagacaagctgagggaaacgagcaacaggtgagatccatcagggaagaacacgaggtaatgaggggggcgtggcacacatcgggatcgtaaggagcgggacgtgacagcgtcaaagtctttttttttttgagagagAGATGTATACCAAGCATAAAATGTCGATGAAATAGCCTGGTTAGATTGACAAAACGTTCATCTACCGAAAACAAAGCACTGTTTCTGATGTGTACACAGTGATACAAagcaacacacacagaaagtatggagggctaagagtgccaaaattaaataaataaatacaccaataattaattaattaaatgtgccatgaattgtttaaaatgggaaatataaagagaaactattacttaaatgtgtcgaattatttaaaatgggaaataaaaatattgttaattaaatgtgccatgaattattatctaccattagaaataaaatcattattaattaattacatttgtcatttacaattatttcactatttatttgattttggcactttcatcacatcatgaattaattttatctgtcagtgtgacccatcaaagtcagtaggcgggacaaacaatgatctatctggatcttgtgcagccgattgttttggtctgaagctgtgtcatttccaacatggcgctaccaatcatggaccaggcccaatactgcgcatgtattcacattttgcggcagaccgtgattcagggcatggatgtcgtgtatcatcactcattggtcacgtattgtgagatgggtcattgatgtttatatttgtagttcagccgtcattttattgtggtatttaaaccatattgctttgccgactgtaatatttgcatctgtgtgcgcgttgctattagtgcctgacagtaatcttacataaggtttttcccaatggtattgctgaatagatgccttttctttagaaattgtaataaaattgaggtgtatatcaatcttgtgtacccatattgcttatcaaggggctgtgatatatgtacagcattttctaaaaaaaaaaaaaaagtcactccaaaataatagttaagaacttttatttgcagaacataaacaatgtttatgttgtgcggtttggcccaagataaaacaatcggtcgtctgtcagaaacaaatataatttgcttcatttagcaccacaagacacagctgccataactgacacgagtgtgtagtaattacactgatacaattaaaaaaagaaatgactaaggagaaaaaaaagcaggcttagtttaagtaacttcacagcacatcgaactgggtaacattaaagtaatgtcacctttgactgtaaaattgatggccataccttgtattttacgtcgctccttctgaagcacatttggcattaaaggcctaatgcgaaataaaatcttttaaagtcgaaggactccatcattatcctgttaattctctttcctctctgtcgACATTATCACCAAAAATCAACAaacgatgaaatgtgacgcgatgccataaagaagtcgcaagcgtgcgcatgcgtagtagcggaagttacattttcggtaggtgtaacattttcggtagtgacacccctacctatatcgctcaattaaggccgttgcgaaattcttcttcttcttgattattataggtagcaatgtaaaaacaaatattgtcatcaattgtctcggagtatgttgacgggtcccgtaccgatccattatctgggatctatttgttttgacttgctgtacagggtaaccaatcagatgttactctcggttgacgacccgcagtgacagataaaattaattcatgatgtggtgaaagtgccaaaattaaataaatagtgaaataattgtaaatgacacatgtaattaattaataatgattttatttctaatggtagataataattcatggcacatttaattaaggatatttttatttcccattttaaataattcatgacaaatttaaataataatttatctttatatttcccattttaaacaattcatggcacatttaattaattaattattggtgtatttatttatttaattttggcactcttagtTCTCCATAATAAAGCGGCACCCGGCTAAAGTCTCTTTACCTGACGTGACTGCCGCGGATGCGCATTGATCTTAATGTCTGTATGCACTTTATAATGATAGAACAGTAGTTCCTAACAGAGGCGGAGTCAGACATTTTATACACCCGGGGCTTAGCCCCAAAGGGTAGTATGCatgtgggattgggggggggtgtcggggttagaaatgactgaaaaacGTGCGGTGAAGTTGAAGATTTATTAGGCTGTGACTCTACTAACCTATCAGAAgcttcttaagctcagaatggaATCGTCTGGAGTTTTCTTaaagacatatatatatatactcctaaatttgatgaaagtgaataaaaatagacatctctctctctctttattctgacatttaactaattcaaaagatatttcaatatttatttatataaaacaaaaaagtttactctaaattgatgtttaacagtaaaaaaaatgtttttatgttttttccctaaagtgtatgtaaatatttggtttCAACTGTGAATATACTACTGAGTATTgaaattcctctttttttgcatagaaatatattgaacaacatacaaagcataatatataaaataacatttacctgagtttttttctgtgaaTGAAGCCCCTTATGTCCATTGTTGTGTACACCAGTACATAACTGAAACCGATTTAGAGTGCTTTATTTAGCCGTGGAGGGTAacaactgaaaatatgaaataaacacacatgtaacctAAGACTCTCTAAAAAAACAGTTGTTGTTCGGCTTTTCATTTCGCCATTTCTTGATTCACTCGAAGAGCAAGTAACGTAATATGGGTCAAGTGATCAGTTTGATATCAATCTTTTGTCAGCGTCATATTTACATTAGCTATTTGTACAGTACGAATGATTTGCTTTGGTACCTGGTCAAACTTAAGCTCTCCtcggtctgcctgtctgcacttCTCCTACAGCAAATTCGCAGGCAGCAGCTTCTCCCCCCTCGCTCACATGCGTAAGTGCTGTGCTCAGTCGCCTAGTGCCTGAGCTCGGATCATACCAAAATTATGGGGAATTTACGACTGTGCGCTATGTGCTTCGAATATtgtgtgtagtttttgttttatacagttgtcagtcaggcatctaactatgaaataaattacaCTCCAAAAGACCCTGGGCTTCTGAAACAACAACCCGGGCTTAAGCCCAGTAAGCCACCCCCCCGCTCCGCCAATGGTTCCTAAACAGAATAACACCCAAATCACCAGTTGTTTTTCCACATAAAGTAATCCCGAAGACGTTGTAAAAGCAATGTTTACGAAGCCAACCTCCAGTATTTTCCGGTGGAAAATGGAAACGTAAGGTGAATAAAATCACGAATTTCGCTATTTATCCTGTTAGAAATTACATTTCAAACATTACATCCGAAAACCTCAGTACATAATCTATCATTTACTGCAATAAACCCATATGGCATATTGTTGACATTTTTCACACTATGACTACTGTCACGCCCCGATCGTGTCGATCcttctgtgccacgcccccttcgtTAACCTCATCCCAGTCAGGAATATGATCTCGCAGTGATCTCATACTGATCTCACAGATTATCTCACACTATGAGTCTTCTGCGATAACACTGTGAGATCAATTTGAAATCACACATTGACCCCACGTTGATCTCATCAGTTTATCTCGTACTGTGAGATCATTATGATACCCATGTGATAtcatgtttattatttatagatcaatgaaatgcataaaaaatgTTGACCAAAGGTATTGGTTCATATATCATTTATTCAACATTCCAAAAGTATGatccaactgtaaagtttgaaGCATATTACACATGCATGTATAAAACTTTAAACTGTAAGACCCGTCAAGTAACTTAGTAATCAAGGAGTGTTTTGTCCACTTTTGCGGCGAACTCTGCTTGCTGCATTTGACAGGTATATTTCTAGCTGTTTGCCGGTCTCCCTCTTCACTGTTGTGGTAATTTCCTCCTTTCCTCGCTTTACCTTTATTTCATCAGACTCCTTGTAGAAGGATTTCACTGTTAATTATTTTAGAGAATAGTATCGGCAGCATTGGCAATATTATTGcatatacagatatacagatTTTGATCGTTTGTGTACTTACAAAAGATAGGCTACATTTTTCAAAGATGTCAGGCAGACTCTTCATATTTCTTGTTCCTGTTCGGTTGTACCTGGCCATCAGGCTGTCCGTCATTGAGGCCTTGAGAATGGCACGCACAGTTTCGCCTATTGATTTTTGTCCATAAGTTGCAACCATGAAACTTATCTGAACACATAATCAAAAGGAGGCACAATGATATATCAGATGTAACTAGATAAACGAATGGAGTGCATTAGTATTAAATATATGTTTGCTAACATGGTTTCATGGTGCCTCACCACAAGTTTCTTAAAGTTGGGATCTTCCAGCTTGCAACAGAACTCCTCAAACTCCTCAGGTGTGTCATGAATTTTTATTGCAAACACCTCTTCCCTTTCACCTTCTGGCAAGTGTGTTACCAgagctgcttttatttttgttatgtcCTCCTGCATGATTGTAGCAGTCATCCGTATCTCCTCCACGGCCTTGAATGTTTCCACTGCAATATCTGAATTGAAATGGATAAatgtaaaatttttaaatcatatGGTCTAGGATACGGATTAGCATTTTTGGATCAAAGTTGGATGAAAAGAATATGTACAATATAAAACCTGATAAATATTACACTTACCACAAATTTTTTTGAGGTACGTTTCAGCTATGGTACCAGACGTAGTGGTAGGCTTACTGCCAGTCTCTATCAGCATAGGTTTAGTGCCAATCTCTAATTCTGGAGAGAATAAGGCATTAATATACTTATTTCAATATGCACGGTTGAACACTAGTTATTGCCTGATGGCCCTGGACCAGCTGAGGTACTCTGTGGGCAAGTAAGTCTGCACAGCACTTGCTTGACTGGGCCTGTGCTTTCTGGCCTATTCTAACACCTAATATTAAACCTGAATGACTTTTTCATGTTCccttttggtttcattgtgAATAAATTATTTAGATTGTGATAAAGGCATTACTAATGTCAAACTTGAAATTTCAAACTGTAAAAGTTTTATGGCTGTGCTTTTACAAAATTTCCCTGGGCGTGTGCATAATTCAGTCTGGCAACTAGCCCTACAATTTACTTGCCTGATTGTGCTAGTGGGTTATACATTTATTGTTCAACCCTAACATGATAATTTTGATACATTTCTCAATATGTAATGCAATATTTGAAATGTCTGCATAAATTTTCTAAACAGCTAAGAAGCACAGAACAGCTGCATATCCTTGAAATCTTAATTACCATATTAAATAAACATTGTTATTCAATAATCTGAAATACTAGTAGCAATGCCTTCCCCTGAGTAACCCAGGAATGTGACTACAATTGTCCAGTGGAGTATTTAGCTGCAGTATGCCAAAAGCATCATATTTTACAGTAATGATTTCTGAACGTAACACATTTTACCAAAGAGAAATATAAAATTACGATAGTAACCACCTGGAGAATATGCACAAGTGGGAGTCAGTGGGTAGGGTCTGGCTGATGTTGATGGGGGAGATTCTGTAGAATTAAATTGATGTAACAATGATTCTGTAAGTGACAGAAGATAGTACAATACAGTATAAGAAAGTCAAAATGTTTTACATTCACCTTTTAAAATCTCTCTACAGTGTGCCGGTGGTGTAGGCAGCACTGTGCTTGCAATGGGTGTTGATGAGGTTGTCTCtttagaacaggggtggggaa contains:
- the LOC140593410 gene encoding E3 SUMO-protein ligase ZBED1-like isoform X6; the protein is MPYKEEDSDLTKFIKMKILEYMNTKYDNPATQELLDMTSFMDPRFKANYISSDKVSDIRARVMSEIEAIVPKEQDLSNQDHQGMGPTDVTLKKAEKSLGSFFKTSPAPSSMEPSHTVEVELNNYMICPTIDSEMDPLTWWQVHQVDFRHLSKLARKYLCIPASSSPSERLFSTSGNVVTCQRTCLKPAKVNMLVFLAKNLE
- the LOC140593410 gene encoding uncharacterized protein isoform X5; translation: MDQVPHPCSKETTSSTPIASTVLPTPPAHCREILKESPPSTSARPYPLTPTCAYSPELEIGTKPMLIETGSKPTTTSGTIAETYLKKICDIAVETFKAVEEIRMTATIMQEDITKIKAALVTHLPEGEREEVFAIKIHDTPEEFEEFCCKLEDPNFKKLVISFMVATYGQKSIGETVRAILKASMTDSLMARYNRTGTRNMKSLPDIFEKCSLSFESDEIKVKRGKEEITTTVKRETGKQLEIYLSNAASRVRRKSGQNTP
- the LOC140593410 gene encoding uncharacterized protein isoform X2 — encoded protein: MTSGLTVGDGKMIPVQIKSFICDAPARALIKGTVAFNSRHGCDFCEVCGKFDGRMMFLYCGAPRTNESFRNQKNRLRPLPSLLSAYVNEKVLQQNVQNVCVEKNTWHPFFFFYQFIDNLNKKDRTERTPKASSLALKPLPTPTPYNDSTEESPPSTSARPYPLTPTCAYSPELEIGTKPMLIETGSKPTTTSGTIAETYLKKICDIAVETFKAVEEIRMTATIMQEDITKIKAALVTHLPEGEREEVFAIKIHDTPEEFEEFCCKLEDPNFKKLVISFMVATYGQKSIGETVRAILKASMTDSLMARYNRTGTRNMKSLPDIFEKCSLSFESDEIKVKRGKEEITTTVKRETGKQLEIYLSNAASRVRRKSGQNTP
- the LOC140593410 gene encoding uncharacterized protein isoform X1 — translated: MTSGLTVGDGKMIPVQIKSFICDAPARALIKGTVAFNSRHGCDFCEVCGKFDGRMMFLYCGAPRTNESFRNQKNRLRPLPSLLSAYVNEKVLQQNVQNVCVEKNTWHPFFFFYQFIDNLNKKDRTERTPKASSLALKPLPTPTPYNDSTEESLLHQFNSTESPPSTSARPYPLTPTCAYSPELEIGTKPMLIETGSKPTTTSGTIAETYLKKICDIAVETFKAVEEIRMTATIMQEDITKIKAALVTHLPEGEREEVFAIKIHDTPEEFEEFCCKLEDPNFKKLVISFMVATYGQKSIGETVRAILKASMTDSLMARYNRTGTRNMKSLPDIFEKCSLSFESDEIKVKRGKEEITTTVKRETGKQLEIYLSNAASRVRRKSGQNTP
- the LOC140593410 gene encoding uncharacterized protein isoform X3, with translation MTSGLTVGDGKMIPVQIKSFICDAPARALIKGTVAFNSRHGCDFCEVCGKFDGRMMFLYCGAPRTNESFRNQKNRLRPLPSLLSAYVNEKVLQQNVQNVCVEKNTWHPFFFFYQFIDNLNKKDRTERTPKASSLALKPLPTPTPYNDSTEESLLHQFNSTESPPSTSARPYPLTPTCAYSPELEIGTKPMLIETGSKPTTTSGTIAETYLKKICDIAVETFKAVEEIRMTATIMQEDITKIKAALVTHLPEGEREEVFAIKIHDTPEEFEEFCCKLEDPNFKKLVASMTDSLMARYNRTGTRNMKSLPDIFEKCSLSFESDEIKVKRGKEEITTTVKRETGKQLEIYLSNAASRVRRKSGQNTP
- the LOC140593410 gene encoding uncharacterized protein isoform X4; its protein translation is MTSGLTVGDGKMIPVQIKSFICDAPARALIKGTVAFNSRHGCDFCEVCGKFDGRMMFLYCGAPRTNESFRNQKNRLRPLPSLLSAYVNEKVLQQNVQNVCVEKNTWHPFFFFYQFIDNLNKKDRTERTPKASSLALKPLPTPTPYNDSTEESLLHQFNSTESPPSTSARPYPLTPTCAYSPELEIGTKPMLIETGSKPTTTSGTIAETYLKKICDIAVETFKAVEEIRMTATIMQEDITKIKAALVTHLPEGEREEVFAIKIHDTPEEFEEFCCKLEDPNFKKLVISFMVATYGQKSIGETVRAILKASMTDSLMARYNRTGTRNMKSLPDIFEKCSLSF